The following are encoded together in the Bacillus cereus group sp. RP43 genome:
- a CDS encoding ATP-binding cassette domain-containing protein produces MSILTVENLSHSYGEKPILYNACFRLLKGEHVGLVGKNGVGKSTLLRILTGELIHDDGKIEWFPHMKVGFLQQHMDLQERITIEGYLQSAFSNLYAIECEMLKIAEEMNGAGEVEKLLVKYGELQTILESSNFYQIHTEIEEVAIGLGLFEIGLKKDVSNLSGGQRTKLLLGKLLLEKADVLLLDEPTNYLDTTHIEWLQLYLKLYEKAYIIISHDEIFLNNVANVIYHLEERKVKRYVGDYEKFVQSYQLQKKQVQLAYVKQQKEISQLETFIQKNKIRKAKQAKSREKVLEKMQRVEKVNHVTRSRFDFNVYEEPVSRILQAEKLRIGYSDPLCPELNLQVKKGEKIAIVGHNGIGKTTMLKTLLGQIKPLSGSISVGERVNPAYFAQEEFASETTPLEKVWAERPDMTKKEVRQALAKCGLKEEHVLKPISLLSGGEQTKVRLCELIVTKSNVLILDEPTNHLDIETKKSLQEALQQYKGTVLLVSHEPSFYEAWITKVWNIEEWNAEQ; encoded by the coding sequence ATGAGTATATTAACAGTAGAAAATTTAAGTCATTCATATGGTGAAAAACCCATTTTATATAATGCGTGCTTTCGACTATTAAAGGGTGAGCATGTTGGGCTAGTAGGAAAAAATGGAGTTGGAAAATCAACATTGTTAAGGATTTTAACAGGAGAACTTATACATGATGACGGGAAGATTGAATGGTTTCCACATATGAAGGTAGGCTTTTTACAGCAGCATATGGATTTGCAAGAGAGGATAACAATTGAAGGGTACTTACAAAGTGCATTTTCTAATTTGTATGCGATTGAATGTGAAATGTTAAAAATTGCTGAAGAAATGAATGGAGCAGGAGAGGTAGAAAAACTGTTAGTAAAGTATGGAGAATTACAAACTATATTGGAAAGCTCTAATTTCTATCAAATTCATACAGAAATTGAAGAAGTAGCAATCGGTTTAGGTTTATTTGAAATAGGGTTGAAAAAGGATGTTTCAAATTTAAGTGGAGGACAGCGAACAAAGTTATTACTTGGGAAGCTCCTTTTAGAAAAAGCTGATGTTTTATTGCTAGATGAGCCAACAAACTATTTAGATACAACTCATATAGAATGGTTGCAATTATATTTGAAGCTGTATGAAAAAGCTTATATTATCATTTCACATGACGAAATATTTTTGAACAATGTTGCGAATGTTATTTATCATTTAGAAGAACGGAAAGTTAAGCGGTATGTAGGAGATTATGAAAAGTTTGTGCAAAGTTATCAATTGCAAAAGAAGCAAGTACAATTGGCGTATGTGAAACAGCAAAAAGAAATCTCTCAGCTAGAAACATTTATTCAAAAAAATAAAATTCGAAAAGCGAAACAGGCAAAAAGTCGAGAAAAAGTATTGGAGAAAATGCAAAGGGTTGAAAAAGTTAATCATGTAACTCGATCCCGTTTTGATTTCAATGTTTATGAGGAGCCAGTGAGTCGTATATTGCAAGCTGAGAAACTAAGGATAGGTTATAGTGATCCGTTATGTCCAGAGTTGAATTTACAAGTGAAAAAAGGAGAAAAAATAGCGATTGTTGGTCATAATGGAATTGGAAAAACGACAATGTTAAAAACGTTATTAGGTCAAATAAAGCCGTTAAGCGGTTCAATTTCTGTTGGAGAACGAGTAAATCCTGCTTATTTTGCACAGGAGGAGTTTGCTTCAGAAACAACACCATTAGAGAAAGTTTGGGCAGAAAGACCAGATATGACAAAGAAAGAAGTACGCCAAGCATTAGCAAAGTGTGGTTTGAAAGAAGAACACGTATTAAAACCTATTAGTTTATTAAGCGGCGGGGAACAGACGAAAGTACGTTTATGTGAACTTATCGTAACGAAAAGCAACGTTTTAATTTTAGATGAACCAACTAATCATCTGGATATAGAAACAAAAAAGTCTTTGCAGGAAGCGTTACAACAATATAAAGGAACAGTTTTACTTGTTTCACATGAGCCTTCTTTCTATGAAGCATGGATAACAAAAGTATGGAATATAGAAGAATGGAACGCTGAACAATAA
- the thiE gene encoding thiamine phosphate synthase — MSRITKAEMSRLLSVYFIMGSNNCTKEPLRVLRDALEGGITIFQFREKGEGALTGEKRICFAKELQAICKEYGVPFIVNDDVELALELDADGVHVGQDDEGITSVREKMGDKIVGVSTHTIEEARWAIENGADYLGVGPIFPTSTKKDTKAVQGTKGLAHFREQGITIPIVGIGGITIENTASVIEAGADGVSVISAISLAESAYESTKKLVEEVNRSL; from the coding sequence ATGTCGCGGATTACAAAAGCTGAAATGTCTAGGTTGTTATCAGTATATTTTATTATGGGAAGTAACAATTGTACGAAGGAGCCACTACGAGTATTGAGAGATGCACTTGAAGGTGGTATAACAATTTTTCAATTTCGTGAAAAGGGGGAAGGCGCTTTAACGGGAGAGAAACGCATTTGTTTCGCAAAAGAACTACAAGCAATTTGTAAGGAGTACGGTGTACCATTCATCGTAAATGATGATGTGGAACTAGCTCTCGAGTTAGATGCAGATGGCGTGCATGTTGGACAAGATGATGAAGGAATTACTTCTGTTCGTGAAAAAATGGGGGATAAAATTGTTGGTGTATCTACACACACAATTGAAGAAGCACGCTGGGCAATTGAAAACGGAGCTGATTATTTAGGTGTTGGCCCTATTTTCCCAACGAGTACGAAAAAAGATACGAAAGCTGTACAAGGAACGAAAGGTTTAGCTCATTTTAGAGAGCAAGGAATTACAATACCGATCGTCGGAATTGGTGGCATTACAATTGAAAATACAGCTTCAGTTATAGAAGCAGGTGCGGACGGTGTTTCCGTTATTTCCGCGATTAGTTTAGCAGAATCTGCGTATGAAAGTACGAAGAAATTAGTTGAGGAAGTAAATAGGAGTTTGTAG
- a CDS encoding glycosyl hydrolase family 18 protein, whose amino-acid sequence MKSKKFTLLLLSLLLFLPLFLTNFITPNLALADSPKQGQKIVGYFPSWGIYGRNYQVSDIDASKLTHLNYAFADICWNGKHGNPSTHPDNPNKQTWNCKESGVPLQNKEVPNGTLVLGEPWADVTKSYPGSGTTWEDCDKYARCGNFGELKRLKAKYPHLKTIISVGGWTWSNRFSDMAADEKTRKVFAESTVAFLREYGFDGVDLDWEYPGVETIPGGSYRPEDKQNFTLLLQDVRHALTKAGAEDGKQYLLTIASGASQRYADHTELKKISQILDWINIMTYDFHGGWEATSNHNAALYKDPNDPAADTKFYVDGAIDIYTNEGVPADKLVLGVPFYGRGWKSCGKENNGQYQPCKPGSDGKLASKGTWDDYSTGDTGVYDYGDLAANYVNKNGFVRGWNDVAKVPYLYNATTGTFISYDDNESMKYKTDYIKTKGLSGAMFWELSGDCRTSPKYSCSGPKLLDTLVKELLGGPITQKDTESPTNVKNISVTNKNSNSVQLNWTASTDNVGVTKYEITAGEEKWSTTTNSITIKNLKPNTEYTFSVLAKDAAGNKSQPTSILIKTDDANTTPPGGNGNATFSVTSNWGSGYNFSIIIKNSGTTPIKNWKLEFDYNGNLTQVWDSKISSKINNHYVITNAGWNGEIPPGGSVTIGGAGTGNPAELVNASISEN is encoded by the coding sequence ATGAAATCAAAAAAATTCACACTGCTATTACTATCCCTACTACTCTTCTTACCTCTTTTTCTCACAAACTTTATTACCCCAAATCTCGCATTAGCAGATTCACCAAAGCAAGGTCAAAAAATTGTTGGGTATTTTCCTTCATGGGGCATTTACGGACGTAATTATCAAGTTTCAGACATTGATGCATCAAAGCTAACTCATTTAAACTATGCTTTCGCTGATATTTGCTGGAATGGAAAACATGGAAATCCTTCTACTCACCCGGATAATCCAAATAAACAAACGTGGAACTGTAAAGAATCTGGTGTACCACTGCAAAATAAAGAGGTCCCTAATGGCACTCTCGTACTCGGTGAACCATGGGCTGATGTCACAAAATCTTATCCGGGATCGGGTACAACTTGGGAAGATTGTGATAAATACGCCCGCTGCGGAAATTTCGGAGAACTGAAACGATTAAAAGCTAAGTATCCTCACTTAAAAACAATTATTTCCGTTGGTGGCTGGACTTGGTCTAACCGCTTTTCTGATATGGCCGCTGATGAAAAAACAAGAAAAGTATTCGCTGAATCTACAGTAGCTTTTCTTCGCGAATATGGATTTGACGGCGTTGATTTAGACTGGGAATACCCGGGCGTTGAAACGATCCCTGGTGGTAGTTATCGTCCTGAAGATAAGCAAAACTTCACCCTACTCCTTCAAGATGTTCGACATGCATTAACTAAAGCTGGCGCAGAAGATGGTAAACAATATTTACTAACAATCGCGTCAGGTGCAAGCCAACGTTATGCTGATCATACAGAGCTAAAGAAAATCTCTCAAATACTGGATTGGATTAATATTATGACATATGATTTCCACGGTGGATGGGAAGCTACTTCTAACCATAATGCAGCTCTATACAAGGATCCAAATGACCCAGCAGCGGATACGAAATTTTACGTAGATGGTGCGATAGACATTTATACAAATGAAGGGGTTCCAGCGGATAAACTCGTATTAGGTGTACCTTTTTACGGACGCGGATGGAAAAGTTGCGGAAAAGAAAATAATGGGCAATACCAACCTTGTAAACCAGGTAGTGATGGAAAGCTCGCTTCTAAAGGTACTTGGGATGATTATTCTACCGGTGACACAGGTGTGTACGATTATGGTGATTTAGCAGCTAATTATGTTAATAAAAATGGTTTTGTTCGCGGATGGAACGATGTAGCGAAAGTACCTTATTTATATAATGCGACTACAGGCACGTTTATTAGCTATGATGACAACGAATCTATGAAATATAAAACAGACTATATAAAGACAAAAGGTTTAAGTGGCGCAATGTTTTGGGAACTAAGCGGGGATTGCCGTACAAGTCCAAAATATAGTTGTAGTGGACCAAAATTACTTGATACGTTAGTAAAAGAATTACTTGGTGGACCTATTACTCAAAAAGATACTGAATCACCAACAAACGTAAAAAATATTTCTGTTACAAATAAAAATTCAAACTCAGTTCAATTAAACTGGACTGCATCTACTGATAACGTAGGAGTTACGAAATATGAAATTACTGCCGGAGAAGAGAAATGGAGTACAACAACAAATAGCATTACAATTAAAAACTTGAAACCTAATACAGAATACACATTTTCAGTATTAGCAAAGGATGCTGCTGGTAACAAATCACAACCTACTTCTATTCTTATAAAAACAGATGATGCTAACACAACACCTCCTGGTGGAAATGGCAATGCTACCTTTTCAGTCACTTCAAATTGGGGAAGTGGTTACAACTTCTCAATTATAATTAAAAATAGCGGAACGACCCCTATTAAAAACTGGAAATTAGAATTTGATTATAACGGCAATTTAACACAAGTTTGGGATTCTAAAATTAGTAGTAAAATAAATAATCATTACGTAATTACGAATGCAGGATGGAATGGTGAAATTCCTCCTGGTGGATCAGTTACAATCGGAGGGGCAGGAACAGGCAATCCCGCCGAACTTGTAAATGCATCCATTAGCGAAAACTAA
- a CDS encoding ABC transporter permease has product MNMQNQKRSKIITTIWLILLIAIWEGSVSLFKIEPWILPKPSAIVQELIGMKDLLLPNTVQTLQEVIIGLFFAILLGTSIAIIMDVIPLFRILMNPLLVISQTIPIVVLAPLFIIWFGYGMLPKVMVVILVCFFPIALSILEGFQTVDKNLLKLLQTMKATKWQIYQKVKFPAVLPYFFSGLKIAVTYSVMGAIIGEWLGASEGLGVMLTRATKSFLTARVFGVAAIIVMVTLCLYFIVEFMARITAPWIYRKGGRK; this is encoded by the coding sequence ATGAATATGCAAAACCAGAAGCGATCTAAAATAATTACAACAATTTGGCTTATCCTTCTCATTGCTATATGGGAAGGATCTGTTTCATTATTTAAAATTGAGCCGTGGATTTTACCGAAGCCGTCTGCAATTGTGCAAGAGCTAATTGGAATGAAAGATTTACTATTACCGAATACAGTGCAAACGTTACAGGAAGTAATAATTGGGTTGTTTTTTGCAATTTTACTTGGGACTAGTATTGCTATCATTATGGATGTCATCCCTTTATTTCGGATTTTAATGAATCCGTTGCTCGTTATTTCGCAAACAATTCCAATCGTTGTGCTCGCACCATTATTTATTATTTGGTTTGGATACGGGATGTTGCCAAAAGTAATGGTTGTTATTCTTGTTTGTTTCTTCCCAATTGCGCTTAGCATTTTAGAAGGTTTCCAAACGGTAGATAAAAATTTGCTGAAGTTGTTACAAACGATGAAGGCGACAAAGTGGCAAATTTATCAGAAAGTAAAATTTCCAGCAGTGCTCCCGTACTTTTTCTCAGGTTTAAAAATTGCTGTTACATATAGTGTGATGGGAGCGATTATTGGGGAATGGCTTGGTGCCAGTGAAGGATTAGGAGTTATGCTTACAAGAGCAACAAAATCCTTTTTAACGGCTCGAGTATTTGGTGTTGCAGCGATTATCGTCATGGTGACATTATGTCTGTACTTTATTGTTGAATTTATGGCAAGAATAACAGCACCATGGATATACAGAAAGGGCGGCAGAAAATGA
- a CDS encoding ABC transporter substrate-binding protein, with protein sequence MKKGLKIMLAALLAVTVAGCNPAKKEESSSKDKKVKVVLDWFPNTNHTGLYVAQTKDYYKKQGLDVEIIQPGDNVTAEQMIASGKADFAISAQENVTLARVEGIPVVSVGAIIQHNTSAFASLKKDNMMSPKDFEGKRYGGWGGPAEEATLKTIMEKHQADFNKVEKIILGQTDFFKSIGRDADFEWIYYGWDGIEAKRQGKELNTIMVKDLDPALDFYSPVIITSEKHTKQDKDFVKKFMTATTEGYDFAIKEPKEAADILIKAVPDVNKELVQESQKWLSTKYQDDAKAWGVQKEEVWTNYMNFLYDNKVIKKKIDVKDAFTNEFLPSEK encoded by the coding sequence ATGAAAAAAGGTTTAAAAATTATGTTAGCTGCATTATTAGCAGTAACTGTGGCTGGGTGTAATCCGGCGAAGAAAGAAGAAAGTTCAAGTAAAGATAAAAAAGTAAAAGTCGTTTTAGATTGGTTTCCAAATACGAATCATACTGGCTTATATGTAGCGCAAACGAAAGATTATTACAAAAAGCAAGGGCTTGATGTAGAAATTATCCAGCCTGGTGATAATGTAACGGCAGAGCAGATGATTGCTTCTGGAAAAGCGGACTTTGCGATAAGCGCACAAGAAAATGTAACATTAGCTCGTGTTGAAGGAATCCCAGTTGTTTCTGTTGGTGCAATTATTCAGCATAATACCTCTGCTTTTGCATCACTAAAAAAAGATAATATGATGTCACCAAAAGATTTTGAAGGTAAACGTTATGGTGGCTGGGGAGGACCAGCGGAAGAGGCGACGTTAAAAACGATTATGGAGAAACATCAAGCTGATTTTAATAAAGTCGAAAAAATTATTCTTGGACAAACAGACTTCTTCAAATCAATTGGCCGTGATGCAGATTTCGAATGGATTTATTACGGATGGGATGGAATTGAAGCGAAGCGTCAAGGAAAAGAGTTAAATACGATTATGGTGAAAGATTTAGATCCAGCACTCGATTTCTATAGCCCTGTCATTATTACAAGTGAAAAACATACGAAGCAAGATAAAGATTTCGTGAAAAAGTTTATGACTGCAACGACAGAAGGTTATGATTTTGCAATTAAAGAACCGAAAGAAGCTGCGGATATTTTAATTAAAGCTGTTCCAGATGTGAATAAAGAATTAGTACAAGAAAGCCAAAAGTGGTTAAGTACAAAGTATCAAGATGATGCAAAAGCGTGGGGAGTACAGAAGGAAGAAGTTTGGACAAATTACATGAATTTCTTATATGACAACAAAGTTATTAAGAAGAAAATTGATGTGAAAGATGCCTTTACAAATGAATTCCTTCCAAGTGAAAAATGA
- a CDS encoding ATP-binding cassette domain-containing protein yields the protein MSGLLIKEVVKAFDGKNVLKNISASIQEGEFVSFVGPSGCGKSTLLNMIASVEEPTSGEVFYNEEHVKKQDVVSYMPQQDLLLPWRSALQNIVLPLEIEGKPKKQRLTEGMEALKQFELDEYADHYPDELSGGMRQRISFLRTYLCEKPIMLLDEPFGKLDAFTKMEVHSWLLNSWHQEKQTIVMVTHDLDEAILLSDRVFILSQRPASIVGEVQVKLPRPRTMDMLTSLELKEDKEEILRVLAPYMKK from the coding sequence ATGAGTGGATTACTAATAAAAGAGGTTGTAAAAGCTTTTGATGGAAAGAATGTATTAAAAAATATTAGTGCTTCTATACAGGAGGGAGAATTCGTCTCTTTTGTAGGTCCAAGTGGTTGTGGAAAAAGCACTTTGTTAAATATGATCGCGAGTGTTGAAGAGCCAACGAGTGGAGAGGTATTTTATAACGAGGAACATGTGAAAAAACAAGATGTTGTAAGTTATATGCCGCAACAAGATTTATTATTACCGTGGCGATCGGCTTTGCAAAATATCGTTCTTCCATTGGAAATCGAAGGGAAGCCTAAAAAACAAAGGCTGACAGAAGGAATGGAAGCATTAAAGCAGTTTGAGCTAGATGAATATGCAGATCATTATCCAGATGAGTTATCAGGTGGAATGCGTCAAAGAATTAGTTTCCTTCGCACATATTTATGTGAAAAGCCAATTATGCTACTGGATGAGCCTTTTGGAAAATTAGATGCATTTACAAAAATGGAAGTACACAGTTGGCTTTTAAATTCTTGGCATCAAGAAAAGCAAACAATCGTTATGGTTACGCATGACTTAGATGAGGCAATTTTACTTTCTGATCGCGTATTTATTTTATCTCAAAGACCAGCATCAATAGTTGGCGAGGTACAAGTGAAATTACCTAGGCCACGAACGATGGATATGTTAACATCACTTGAGTTAAAGGAAGATAAGGAAGAAATTTTAAGAGTATTAGCTCCTTATATGAAAAAATAG
- a CDS encoding methyl-accepting chemotaxis protein, with protein MKRYWHKLSFLQKNVLLTVLVILTLVGTMGALSFNMFQNSMMSIFERHSFETGDTVLHKLDAEILRDVAKDPTAEREKREKLTEKLDESTEELNSVGQTYIVGAKENEKGELQIVDLSTGLANVVEVRPGDYYKQPDLWMEAYDKVMSTKKANMTEVYEDALGTWVTILEPIKDGEDNIVALVAADVDASIVPSTKEKFIIQGLMFICISVLIATFIQFLIVRNALAPLRDLREGLRKVGEGDLSIKLEERPDDIGIINAYFNSTIEKFKGIIDKVKQTAEQVSSSSQELSVSTKENSMAVQGIVSSMVELRAGAQSQETSGPKYLGIVYEMEDKMEEINNAAKQMAKESEGMEHHSVKGNGVIEQTINQMNIIQNAVQDLSSTIYSLETKSKEISDIVTVITGISNQTNSLALNAFIEASRAEETGNGFVVVADEVRKLAEQTEVSAKDIAKLIGETQVETEEAVVSMQNTLKEVESGMKLVESSGAFFGEISKSAQSVTNQVRVVSSNSSDILQNSQNIVRVVNELSLIASTYANSSSNVEESMKEQEMSVQDIAELASSLSWLSQELQELIGEFKS; from the coding sequence ATGAAAAGATATTGGCATAAGTTATCGTTTCTTCAAAAGAATGTATTGTTAACTGTGTTAGTTATTTTGACGCTTGTCGGTACTATGGGAGCGTTAAGTTTTAACATGTTTCAAAATAGTATGATGTCTATATTTGAAAGGCATTCTTTTGAAACAGGAGATACGGTATTACATAAATTAGACGCAGAAATATTGAGAGATGTTGCAAAAGACCCAACGGCAGAAAGAGAAAAGAGAGAGAAGTTAACAGAGAAATTAGATGAATCAACGGAAGAATTGAACAGTGTTGGACAAACGTACATTGTTGGAGCAAAAGAAAATGAAAAAGGTGAGCTACAAATCGTCGATTTGTCTACAGGTTTAGCAAATGTTGTTGAAGTAAGACCGGGAGACTATTATAAACAACCAGATCTTTGGATGGAAGCGTATGATAAAGTAATGAGCACGAAAAAAGCAAATATGACAGAAGTATATGAAGACGCATTAGGAACATGGGTAACGATATTAGAGCCAATTAAAGATGGAGAAGATAATATTGTGGCACTTGTTGCAGCTGATGTAGATGCCTCTATTGTTCCTAGTACAAAGGAAAAGTTCATTATACAAGGTTTAATGTTTATTTGTATTTCTGTTTTAATTGCAACTTTTATTCAATTCTTAATTGTACGTAACGCACTTGCTCCATTGCGAGATTTACGTGAAGGATTGCGCAAAGTCGGTGAAGGTGATTTAAGTATTAAATTAGAGGAAAGACCAGATGATATAGGTATTATTAATGCGTATTTTAATAGTACCATCGAGAAGTTTAAAGGAATTATAGATAAAGTGAAGCAGACAGCAGAACAGGTTTCCTCATCTTCACAAGAATTGTCAGTGAGTACGAAAGAGAATAGCATGGCAGTCCAAGGAATCGTAAGTTCTATGGTTGAGTTAAGAGCTGGCGCTCAGTCACAAGAAACTTCAGGACCAAAGTATTTAGGTATTGTATATGAAATGGAAGATAAGATGGAAGAGATAAATAATGCTGCAAAACAAATGGCGAAAGAGTCTGAAGGTATGGAGCATCATTCGGTAAAAGGAAATGGTGTTATTGAACAGACGATTAATCAAATGAACATAATACAAAATGCAGTACAAGATTTATCTTCTACTATTTATTCTTTGGAAACAAAATCAAAAGAAATTAGTGATATTGTAACAGTAATTACCGGTATTTCAAATCAAACCAATTCGCTAGCTTTAAATGCTTTTATTGAAGCTTCACGTGCTGAGGAAACCGGAAATGGATTTGTCGTTGTTGCTGATGAAGTGCGTAAATTAGCAGAGCAGACGGAAGTATCAGCAAAAGATATAGCGAAATTAATAGGGGAAACACAAGTTGAAACGGAAGAAGCTGTTGTTTCAATGCAAAATACTTTAAAAGAAGTAGAATCTGGAATGAAACTTGTTGAAAGTAGTGGTGCTTTCTTTGGGGAAATTTCAAAATCAGCACAATCTGTTACAAATCAAGTTAGAGTTGTTTCTAGCAATTCAAGTGATATATTGCAAAATAGCCAAAATATTGTTCGTGTTGTAAATGAACTATCGCTTATCGCAAGTACGTATGCGAATAGTAGTAGTAATGTTGAAGAAAGTATGAAAGAACAGGAAATGTCTGTACAAGATATTGCTGAATTAGCCAGTTCTTTAAGCTGGCTTTCACAGGAGCTACAAGAGTTAATTGGGGAATTCAAAAGTTAA
- a CDS encoding MTH1187 family thiamine-binding protein: MSQQVTISFSVVPQAKNKDVYSVVDKAIEVVQQSGVRYEVGAMETTLEGELDVLLDVIKRAQQACVDAGAEEVITSIKIHYRPSTGVTIDEKVWKYRDEYAKPEAI; the protein is encoded by the coding sequence ATGTCACAACAAGTTACAATTTCATTTTCAGTAGTACCACAAGCGAAGAACAAAGATGTGTATTCCGTTGTTGATAAAGCAATTGAAGTTGTACAACAATCGGGAGTTCGTTATGAAGTAGGGGCAATGGAAACAACGTTGGAAGGAGAATTAGATGTACTTCTTGACGTCATTAAACGCGCGCAACAAGCTTGCGTCGATGCTGGAGCAGAAGAAGTAATCACTTCTATTAAAATTCACTATCGTCCAAGTACGGGCGTAACGATTGACGAAAAAGTTTGGAAGTACCGTGATGAATATGCAAAACCAGAAGCGATCTAA
- a CDS encoding anaerobic C4-dicarboxylate transporter, which produces MFWLQFLTLLLCIFIGARLGGVGLGVMGGVGMAILVFVFHLQPTAPPIDVMLMILAVITAAGALQAAGGMDYLVHLAEKALRKNPKRITFFAPIVTYLFTLCAGTGHVAYSVLPVIAEVSRESGIRPERPMSIAVIASQQAITASPISAATVALLAMLADYKITLLDILKVSIPSTFIACMVAAFVASKMGKELNEDPEYLKRLKEGMIPKIEEKKEFVGVKGAKLSVILFLVGTFLVVLLGSFEVLRPGWMVDGKLVRLSMPNTIEMVMLTIAALIIIFCKPNVESIVSGNVFKAGATAVVAIFGIAWMGDTFFNGNLNIIQGSIQHLVTSAPWLFAIALFILSILLYSQAATVRALMPLGLSLGIPPALLIAMFPAVNGYFFIPNYGTIVAAINFDRTGTTGIGKYVLNHSFMIPGLIATFTSIGIGMLLISIMF; this is translated from the coding sequence ATGTTTTGGCTACAATTTCTTACGTTACTACTCTGCATTTTTATTGGCGCACGCCTAGGCGGAGTTGGTCTAGGAGTAATGGGTGGCGTTGGTATGGCAATACTTGTTTTCGTCTTCCACTTACAACCTACAGCTCCTCCTATTGATGTAATGCTTATGATTTTAGCAGTAATTACAGCTGCCGGTGCACTGCAAGCCGCTGGAGGAATGGACTACCTTGTTCATCTGGCTGAGAAAGCATTACGAAAAAATCCAAAGCGCATTACATTCTTTGCTCCAATTGTTACTTATTTATTTACACTGTGCGCAGGAACTGGTCACGTTGCTTATTCTGTACTTCCTGTTATCGCAGAAGTCTCTCGCGAATCTGGGATTAGACCGGAACGACCAATGTCAATTGCCGTAATCGCTTCCCAACAAGCAATTACAGCTAGTCCTATATCAGCTGCAACAGTTGCACTTTTAGCAATGCTAGCTGACTATAAAATCACCTTATTAGATATTTTAAAAGTAAGTATCCCTTCTACTTTCATCGCTTGTATGGTAGCTGCATTTGTTGCTAGCAAAATGGGGAAAGAATTAAATGAGGACCCTGAATACTTAAAACGACTAAAAGAAGGAATGATTCCTAAGATTGAAGAGAAAAAAGAATTTGTTGGTGTAAAAGGCGCTAAACTATCCGTTATCCTTTTCCTAGTAGGAACTTTCCTTGTCGTACTTCTCGGTTCATTTGAAGTACTTCGTCCAGGATGGATGGTTGATGGGAAGTTAGTTCGTCTTTCCATGCCAAACACAATTGAAATGGTTATGTTAACGATCGCAGCTCTTATTATTATTTTCTGTAAACCAAATGTAGAAAGCATCGTGTCTGGTAACGTCTTTAAAGCAGGAGCAACAGCAGTTGTTGCTATTTTTGGTATCGCTTGGATGGGAGATACTTTCTTCAACGGAAACTTAAATATAATTCAAGGATCAATTCAACACTTAGTGACAAGTGCACCATGGCTATTTGCTATCGCACTATTCATTCTATCTATTTTACTGTATAGCCAAGCAGCAACAGTTCGTGCTTTAATGCCACTTGGACTATCACTTGGTATTCCGCCAGCATTACTTATTGCAATGTTCCCTGCAGTAAATGGATACTTCTTCATTCCAAACTACGGGACAATCGTTGCTGCAATTAATTTTGATCGCACTGGTACAACAGGAATTGGTAAATATGTTTTAAATCATAGCTTTATGATTCCTGGCCTGATCGCAACATTCACTTCTATCGGAATTGGAATGCTCCTAATATCAATTATGTTTTAA